A single region of the Brachypodium distachyon strain Bd21 chromosome 3, Brachypodium_distachyon_v3.0, whole genome shotgun sequence genome encodes:
- the LOC100837806 gene encoding hornerin produces the protein MNIDFVDSRHVGNQNLMDGSAVIMSGHSVPSYTTAGYGQTSFSLDFRGSAAMDSYSHGNRGVRRSIHVSAQDDACRLVLGLGSSPELSSADYRPADGAGKSKAPVTLFGRSLSFNNPGTVSLGPRDQGDGAEATVQSSEAPAGNIISFSVDEGSTSGLRSSGGYMPSMLFAPRPNLSVAEEAHDDLPDHTDNTNGGSTAQHGLQFSPEPSATTMTETSFGMSSDAVTGITNNSGQPAPRRHPKKCRFKGCSKGARGASGLCIAHGGGQRCQKPRCHKGAESRTAYCKAHGGGRRCMQLGCTKSAEGKTDHCIAHGGGRRCGYNGCPKAARGKSGRCIKHGGGKRCAVEGCIRSAEGKVGLCISHGGGRRCQHPDCRKGAQGSTLYCKSHGGGKRCVFEGCSKGAEGSTPLCKAHGGGKRCMYEGGGVCPKSVHGGTSYCVAHGGGKRCSVAACGKSARGRTEFCVKHGGGKRCKVESCGKSAQGSTEFCKAHGGGKRCTFGGLTGTGGCEKFARGRSGLCAAHATLVASSQSRQQQQRGGGKNGGGSLIGPGLFRGIVSSSAAASAMNCEYSSSGVSTVSDCDGSPVARQELIPPQVLVPLSMKSSSSPSVPSSSSDRRREGGELSVPEGRVHGGGLLSLLGGSFRNVVDVDKL, from the coding sequence ATGAATATCGATTTCGTGGATAGCCGTCATGTTGGAAACCAGAACCTGATGGACGGTTCTGCGGTAATAATGTCCGGACACTCGGTGCCGAGCTACACGACAGCCGGGTATGGTCAGACCTCGTTCTCCCTGGACTTCCGGGGTTCAGCTGCAATGGACAGCTACAGCCATGGCAACAGGGGTGTCCGGAGGTCGATTCATGTTTCTGCACAAGACGATGCCTGCAGGCTGGTACTCGGACTGGGCTCATCGCCGGAACTTAGCTCTGCGGATTACAGGCCTGCCGACGGAGCTGGCAAATCGAAAGCACCGGTGACTCTGTTTGGCCGGAGTCTGTCATTCAATAATCCTGGGACGGTGAGCCTTGGGCCTCGTGATCAGGGAGATGGTGCTGAAGCAACCGTGCAGAGTTCTGAAGCGCCTGCTGGAAACATCATCTCCTTCTCTGTAGACGAGGGCTCGACGTCGGGCTTGAGGAGCTCCGGTGGCTACATGCCGTCGATGCTCTTTGCGCCTCGGCCGAATCTCTCTGTCGCTGAAGAGGCACATGATGATCTGCCGGATCACACGGACAACACCAATGGTGGCAGTACTGCTCAGCATGGCCTTCAGTTCAGCCCTGAACCTTCGGCGACGACCATGACGGAGACTTCGTTTGGTATGAGCTCTGATGCTGTAACCGGTATAACCAACAATTCCGGGCAGCCTGCTCCGCGGCGGCATCCGAAGAAGTGCAGGTTCAAAGGGTGCTCGAAAGGCGCGAGAGGTGCGTCGGGCCTGTGCATCGCCCATGGCGGCGGGCAGAGGTGTCAGAAGCCCAGGTGCCACAAGGGCGCCGAGAGCCGCACGGCCTACTGCAAGGCCCacggaggcgggcggcggtgcaTGCAGCTGGGCTGCACCAAGAGCGCCGAGGGGAAGACGGACCACTGCATCGCCCACGGCGGAGGCCGCCGGTGCGGGTACAACGGGTGCCCGAAGGCCGCGCGGGGCAAGTCCGGGCGATGCATCAAGCACGGAGGAGGGAAGCGGTGCGCGGTGGAAGGCTGCATCCGGAGCGCCGAGGGGAAAGTCGGGCTCTGCATCtcccacggcggcggcaggcggtgCCAGCACCCTGACTGCCGCAAGGGCGCGCAGGGGAGCACGCTGTACTGCAAGTcgcacggcggcggcaagagGTGCGTGTTCGAAGGGTGCTCCAAGGGCGCCGAAGGCAGCACGCCGCTGTGCAAGGCGCACGGCGGCGGGAAGAGATGCATGTACGAAGGAGGCGGCGTGTGCCCCAAGAGCGTCCATGGCGGCACCAGCTACTGCGTGGCGCACGGCGGCGGGAAGCGCTGCTCCGTGGCGGCCTGCGGCAAGAGCGCGCGTGGGCGCACGGAGTTCTGCGTGAAGCACGGCGGAGGGAAGCGGTGCAAGGTGGAGAGCTGCGGCAAGAGCGCGCAGGGGAGCACGGAGTTCTGCAAGGCACACGGCGGAGGGAAGCGGTGCACGTTCGGCGGGCTCACGGGCACGGGCGGCTGCGAGAAGTTCGCCCGCGGGAGGAGCGGGCTCTGCGCCGCGCACGCCACGCTCGTGGCCTCGTCGCAGtcgcggcagcagcaacagcgcGGCGGAGGGAagaacggcggcgggagcTTGATCGGGCCGGGGCTCTTCCGCGGCATCGTGTCGTCATCGGCCGCCGCTAGCGCCATGAACTGCGAGTACTCGTCGTCGGGCGTGAGCACGGTGTCGGACTGCGACGGCTCGCCCGTGGCGAGGCAGGAGCTGATACCTCCTCAGGTGCTGGTTCCCCTCTCTATGaagtcctcgtcgtcgccatccgtgccatcgtcgtcgtcagATAGGCGCAGAGAGGGCGGAGAGCTCTCTGTTCCCGAGGGGAGGGTGCACGGCGGTGGCCTCCTGTCGTTGCTCGGCGGGAGCTTCAGGAACGTCGTTGACGTCGACAAGCTGTAG
- the LOC100837503 gene encoding aldose 1-epimerase, with product MARTLHLLRFVLAWCLVALALSGGGTDAAGEKRKMVGVYELKKGDFSIKVTNWGATLMSVILPDSRGNLADVVLGYDTVAEYVNGSAYFGGLIGRVANRIADARFTLDGKAHRLFPNDGNNTLHGGHRGFSKVVWTVKEHVDGGDYPFITLFYRSFDGEQGFPGDLDVYVTYEISGPHALSVRMNATALSKATPVNLAHHAYWNLGGHGSGAKSILGEELRLFASRYTPADAATLIPTGALAPVAGTPYDFRRPASVGSRMAALLRRYHGGSVAGFDTNYAVDGAASELGGMRRVAVVRDGASGRAMELWADQPGVQFYTGNGLSGVRGKGGQVYARYGALCLETQGFPDAVNHPNFPSQIVRPGQVYSHHMLFKFSF from the exons ATGGCGAGAACCCTACATCTACTGCGTTTTGTTCTTGCCTGGTGCCTCGTGGCGCTTGCCCtgtccggcggcggcaccgacGCGgcgggagagaagaggaagatggtCGGGGTCTATGAACTCAAGAAGGGGGATTTCTCCATCAAGGTCACTAACTGGGGGGCTACTCTCATGTCCGTCATCCTTCCCGACTCCAGAG GCAACTTGGCGGATGTTGTCCTGGGCTATGATACCGTTGCTGAATATGTT AACGGCAGTGCCTACTTCGGAGGGCTGATCGGCCGCGTGGCCAACCGGATCGCCGACGCCCGGTTCACCCTGGACGGGAAAGCCCACCGATTGTTCCCCAACGATGGCAACAACACGCTCCACg GTGGCCACCGGGGATTCAGCAAGGTCGTATGGACGGTGAAGGAGCACGTCGACGGTGGCGACTACCCGTTCATCACTCTGTTCTATCGTAGCTTCGACGGAGAGCAAG GGTTTCCCGGCGACCTGGACGTGTACGTGACGTACGAGATCTCAGGCCCGCACGCGCTGAGCGTGCGCATGAACGCGACGGCGCTGAGCAAGGCCACCCCGGTGAACCTGGCGCACCACGCCTACTGGAACCTCGGCGGCCACGGCAGCGGCGCAAAAAGCATCCTGGGCGAGGAGCTTCGCCTCTTCGCCTCCCGGTACACGCCCGCGGACGCCGCCACGCTCATCCCGACGGGGGCGCTCGCGCCCGTGGCCGGCACGCCCTACGACTTCCGCCGCCCGGCCTCCGTGGGCTCGCGCATggccgcgctcctccgccggtACCACGGCGGCAGCGTCGCGGGGTTCGACACCAACTACGCGGTCGACGGCGCGGCCAGTGAGCTCGGCGGGATGCGGCGGGTGGCGGTCGTCCGGGACGGCGCGTCGGGGAGGGCGATGGAGCTGTGGGCGGACCAGCCCGGGGTGCAGTTCTACACGGGCAACGGGCTGAGCGGGGTCAGGGGCAAGGGCGGCCAGGTGTACGCGCGGTACGGCGCGCTGTGCCTGGAGACGcaggggttcccggacgccgTGAACCATCCCAACTTCCCGTCGCAGATCGTCAGGCCAGGGCAGGTGT